A window of Polyodon spathula isolate WHYD16114869_AA chromosome 30, ASM1765450v1, whole genome shotgun sequence contains these coding sequences:
- the LOC121302818 gene encoding organic solute transporter subunit alpha-like, whose amino-acid sequence MVFTILSIVLWTNDNYNPANFSVNRATIWINCFVGILTIISLWPIGMMFNHTRGLLSSKKIIPKFALYQLALIMSQLQSAIINILAMNGKIACAPPFSSQARGSFMNQQLLIMEMFIVTLVSRIFYRRRYEELDAADEHEEDNKDNARIQLNEDGAQWA is encoded by the exons ATGGTCTTCACCATCCTGTCCATAGTGCTCTGGACCAACGATAACTACAACCCTGCTAAT TTTTCTGTCAATCGTGCTACTATATGGATCAATTGTTTCGTTGGTATTCTTACCATCATTTCCCTCTGGCCAATTGGCATGATGTTTAACCACACCCGTGGACTATTGAGCAGTAAGAAGATCATCCCCAAGTTTGCTCTGTATCAG CTCGCGCTGATAATGAGTCAGCTCCAGTCTGCTATCATCAACATCCTGGCTATGAATGGGAAAATAGCCTGCGCCCCTCCCTTCTCATCTCAAGCCAGGGGCTCAT TCATGAACCAGCAGCTCCTGATCATGGAGATGTTCATCGTGACGCTGGTGTCCAGGATCTTCTACAGGAGGAGGTACGAGGAGCTCGATGCGGCCGATGAGCACGAGGAGGACAATAAGGACAACGCCAGGATCCAGCTGAACGAAGACGGAGCGCAGTGGGCTTGA